The following proteins are encoded in a genomic region of Micrococcaceae bacterium Sec5.8:
- a CDS encoding amidohydrolase family protein: protein MTDFPATPAPHKVTLYRNGSVYTAADPFATAMLVDGDTVAWVGSEQAATSIADASMDVIDLHGALLAPGFVDSHIHLTETGIALDSLQLAGVRSAGELLDAVASAAGSSAGGTVLGHGWDETRWPDPALPSRGELERAAGGRNVYLSRVDVHSALVSSSLAAAADLDGADGSGAGSQVKRAAHTAARLAARRLPAAALRGYQQRALAEAAANGYVALAEMAAPHIGSVQDLQLASAWNTGPDAVPEILPYWGELATSADHARSILDGLGVPVLGLAGDLNMDGSIGSRTAALRADYTDAPGERGSLYLSVAEAAAHLAACSLLGVQAGFHVIGDAGLDAALDALDLAAAEVGEQKVRSAGHRLEHVELADAESIRRLASYSVTVSAQPGFDAAWGRADGLYARRLGSRRGGMNPFASIYAAGVPICFGSDSPVTPLRPWDSVRACLQHNNPAEQISARAAFLGHTRAGWRAARYRNPMAGQLVPGAPASFAVWEVEELMVQVADGRVQSWSTDPRARTPLLPALDTGTEPACLQTVRDGRELFASGSLRA, encoded by the coding sequence ATGACCGATTTCCCGGCCACCCCCGCGCCGCACAAGGTAACGCTGTACCGGAACGGTTCGGTCTACACCGCCGCGGACCCCTTCGCCACGGCCATGCTGGTCGACGGCGACACCGTTGCCTGGGTTGGTTCCGAGCAGGCTGCCACCTCGATCGCCGACGCCTCCATGGACGTCATTGACCTTCACGGTGCGCTGCTCGCCCCCGGCTTCGTGGATTCCCATATCCACCTCACCGAGACGGGCATTGCGCTGGACTCGCTGCAGCTCGCCGGTGTGCGTTCTGCCGGGGAACTGCTCGACGCCGTCGCCAGCGCCGCCGGCTCCAGCGCAGGCGGCACCGTCCTGGGCCACGGCTGGGACGAGACCCGGTGGCCGGACCCGGCGCTGCCCTCCCGCGGGGAACTCGAACGCGCGGCCGGCGGACGGAACGTCTACCTCTCCCGGGTTGACGTGCACTCGGCCCTGGTGTCCTCCTCACTGGCGGCGGCAGCAGACCTGGACGGCGCCGACGGCTCCGGTGCCGGCAGCCAGGTCAAACGTGCCGCGCACACCGCTGCCCGGCTCGCGGCCCGCCGGCTGCCCGCCGCGGCGTTGCGCGGATACCAGCAGCGGGCCCTCGCCGAAGCGGCAGCCAACGGCTATGTGGCCCTTGCCGAAATGGCGGCACCGCATATCGGCAGCGTCCAGGACCTTCAGCTGGCCTCCGCCTGGAACACGGGACCGGACGCGGTCCCGGAGATTTTGCCGTACTGGGGCGAGCTGGCCACGTCGGCAGATCATGCCCGGTCCATTCTCGACGGCCTGGGTGTTCCAGTGCTCGGCCTTGCCGGTGACCTCAACATGGACGGCTCGATCGGTTCGCGGACCGCGGCGCTGCGCGCCGACTACACCGACGCCCCAGGGGAGCGCGGCAGCCTGTACCTGTCCGTGGCGGAGGCCGCGGCCCACCTGGCCGCGTGCTCGCTGCTGGGCGTCCAGGCCGGATTCCATGTGATTGGCGACGCCGGACTGGATGCCGCGCTCGACGCCCTCGACCTGGCAGCGGCAGAAGTCGGAGAACAGAAAGTCAGATCCGCCGGCCACCGCCTCGAACACGTTGAACTCGCCGACGCCGAATCCATCCGCAGGCTCGCCAGCTACTCCGTGACGGTCAGCGCCCAGCCCGGCTTTGATGCGGCCTGGGGGAGGGCAGACGGTCTCTACGCCCGGCGCCTTGGGTCCCGGCGCGGTGGCATGAACCCCTTCGCCTCCATTTACGCCGCCGGAGTCCCGATCTGCTTTGGCAGCGACAGCCCGGTCACGCCCTTGCGGCCCTGGGACAGCGTCCGGGCCTGCCTGCAGCACAACAACCCCGCGGAACAGATCTCGGCCCGTGCGGCCTTCCTCGGCCACACCCGGGCCGGCTGGCGGGCTGCCCGGTACCGGAACCCGATGGCCGGCCAGCTGGTGCCCGGCGCTCCCGCAAGTTTCGCCGTATGGGAAGTGGAGGAGCTCATGGTCCAGGTAGCCGACGGCCGGGTCCAGTCCTGGAGCACCGATCCCCGCGCCCGCACGCCGCTGCTGCCTGCCCTGGATACCGGCACCGAGCCGGCCTGCCTGCAGACCGTCCGGGACGGCCGGGAACTGTTCGCCAGCGGCTCGCTCCGGGCCTGA
- a CDS encoding polyprenol monophosphomannose synthase, with protein sequence MRVLTIIPTYNELESLPKTLGRLRTAVPHSDVLVVDDNSPDGTGQLADRFAAEDSQVHVLHRAGKAGLGAAYIAGFRWGLDAGYDVLVEMDADGSHQPEQLPQLLEAVEQGADLAMGSRWVPGGSVVNWPLYRQAISRVGSTYARLLLGLQIKDVTGGFRAFRRSTLEKLNLDAVDSVGYGFQVDLAWRVAKLGLTIVERPITFVERELGASKMSGNIVVEAMVNVTKWGLAARWNTLAGKLSRSKS encoded by the coding sequence GTGCGTGTCCTCACGATTATCCCGACCTACAACGAGCTGGAATCGTTGCCCAAGACCCTCGGGCGCCTGCGCACTGCCGTGCCGCACTCCGACGTTCTGGTGGTAGATGACAACAGCCCCGACGGCACCGGGCAGCTGGCGGACCGCTTCGCCGCTGAGGACAGCCAGGTCCACGTCCTGCACCGCGCAGGCAAGGCCGGGCTCGGCGCCGCCTACATCGCCGGATTCAGGTGGGGCCTCGACGCCGGTTACGACGTCCTTGTCGAGATGGACGCCGACGGTTCGCACCAGCCGGAACAGCTTCCCCAGTTGCTGGAGGCTGTCGAGCAGGGCGCCGACCTTGCCATGGGCTCCCGCTGGGTGCCCGGCGGCAGCGTCGTGAACTGGCCGCTGTACCGGCAGGCCATCTCCCGGGTCGGCAGCACCTACGCCCGGCTTCTTCTGGGCCTGCAGATCAAGGACGTCACCGGGGGCTTCCGGGCGTTCCGCCGGAGCACTCTGGAGAAACTGAACCTCGACGCCGTCGACTCGGTCGGCTACGGTTTCCAGGTGGATCTGGCGTGGCGTGTAGCGAAGCTGGGGCTGACAATCGTCGAACGCCCCATTACCTTCGTTGAGCGCGAGCTCGGCGCTTCAAAGATGAGCGGCAACATCGTGGTCGAGGCCATGGTCAACGTGACGAAGTGGGGACTGGCTGCCCGCTGGAACACCCTCGCCGGGAAACTCAGCCGCAGCAAATCCTGA